The Pedobacter ginsengisoli region TCAATAATGATTAATGCTGCATTTTCAGGAGTTAAAAGATGATCATTTTTTTGGTCCCTGATTGGTAAGCTACTCATGATGTTTGTTATTAAATAATTAAAAAATTCAGTTAATTATGATTTAATTGTTTCAATTGTTTAGTACACCGTGCTAATCTTTTAGAATATTGAAATAGGAGATATGTGCCGCTTCAGAATAGGGAACTATTTTAATTACATAACCTCTGGAATTCTGAATTGGTTTTAATTTTTAGCCTATATTCATAAATAATTTATTCTCCCCTTGATATGGAGGCATTACATTTGAATAAGCAGGGTTTTGGTCAATTCGCGGCATGAGGATCTACCCACCATGGGATGAGGTACACAACAAGCAAGCAAAAAATACGAAAAACTGGCAAAAGGATAATTTTGTAAAAATTGAAGAAAACAATACAACAGCTCTGGAGTTATTGAAAGTATTACTCAAATAAATCTTATATAACTAACGTAAAAGTAGATAGTAGCTTGGGATAAAAATATGAAAATATTAAAGCCAGCCGATGCATTTGACAAATCGGCAAAAATATATCAGGATAAGTTCATGGATGTTAGTCAATTTGCCAATACATTCGATTTCTTTTGCAGCAACATAACAGCCAATAATGCCAATATTTTGGATATCGCTTGTGGCCCCGGAAATATTACAAAGTACTTGCTAGACAGGAAGCCTGACTACAAAATCTTAGGGATCGACCTATCTCCAAAAATGCTCGAACTTGCTCAGGCCAATAACCCTGCGGCTAAATTTCAACTAATGGACTGTCGTAAAATTGGCTCAATCAAACAGAAATTCGACGGGATAATCTGTGGTTTTTGTTTGCCTTATTTAACACCGGAAGAAGCTATAAAGTTGATTGCCTCCGTATCTGAGTTGTTAAAGCCAGGGGGTATGTTTTACCTAAGCACTATGGCCGAGGATGATCATAACAAATCAAGATTTCAAACATCCAGCACCGGTGATCGGGTGTATGTGCATTACCACCAGGAAGTTTTTTTAACTAAAGCTCTCGAAGAGAATAAATTTGAAATAGTCAATTTAAGCCGCTTTAGTTCTCCTGATAAAGATGGTTTAATAATCACTGATTTAGTATTGATTGGGAAATTGAATCTCCGTATTTTAGTATAACTAAATTTAAACCTATCTGGAGTAAAACTCCCTGAAATGAATCTTAATTTATTAAAACTGACAATTAATAAGGAAAGAATGGAAAATCAAACCAACCAACCATCTCCAGAAAATATTATGAAGATTGGTACAGGCTTTTGGGCCTCAAAAATTCTTCTAACTGCAGTGAGTTTTCAATTGTTCACTAAGCTTGCTGAAAAGAAAACCATGAAGGCTAAGGACATCAAAGACTTTTTGGGACTTAAATGTACAGATAGGAATACTTATGATTTTTTAGATGCCTTAACTGCTTTTGGCTTTTTAAAGCGCGAAGGTATTCTGGATACAGCTATTTATTCAAATACTCTCGACACGGATATGTTTTTAGACAAAAACAAGCCATCCTACATCGGAGGTATCCTTGAAATGATGAACAATCGTTTGTACACATTTTGGGGCAACCTTGGCGAGGGCTTACTTACTGGGCTTCCGCAAAATGAAGCAAAAAAGAGCGAGGATTTCTTTGGCCTGATATATCAGGACCCTGAAAAACTAAAAGAATTTACCAGTGCAATGAGTGGTATTCAGATGGGAAATTTCGTGGCCTTTTCTCAAAAATTCGATTTTAAAAAGTATAATACCCTAATAGATGTAGGTGGTTCTGCCGGGTTACTGTCAATTATGGTAGCAACGCACAATCCTCATATGAATTGTACTAGTTTTGATCTACCGCCTGTTCAACCTATCGCAAACACAACTATTCAACAATTCGGATTATCAGATCGTGTGAAAACTGCAAGTGGTGATTTCTTCACTATGCCTATACCTGGTGCAGATATAGTTGTAATGGGAAATATTCTGCACGATTGGAACGAAGAAAATAAAATAGCATTAATGAGAAAAGCTTATGATGCACTGCCCGTTAATGGAGCATTTGTAGCTATTGAGGGGATCATTGACGATGAAAGGAAAGAGAATGTTTTTGGCATGATGATGAGTTTAAATATGTTAATTGAAACAGGAACAGGTTTTGATTATACATTTGCTGATTTTAACAGATGGGCTAATATTGTAGGTTTTAGAACAACTACGCTTCTTCCATTAACCGGTCCATCAAGTGCAGCAATAGCATACAAGTAAAACAAAGCAAAAAAAACATCAATATAGATCAATATTGCAGGAGTTTTTTAAGGATGTGCTAAGTATTTTAGCGATCTGGGTTAGTTCTCATCATACACGCACAAATGATATAATGAAAAAAACAATTTTACTTACTTTTACTTTACTCCTCAATTTTTTCTACTCTTCGGCACAGCAGATCAACCTTAAAACGGATGATCTGGGTCTGAATATCTCTCCCTCTGGTCAGATCATAGCAATGTTAAATCCAAAAACAGGAAAAAACTATTTGGCTGTAGGCGAAAAGGCACCGTTGTTAAGAATTCTTACGCTCAACGAATGGGAAGATCCGGCACAGGCTACATTTAATGGTAAATTAAATATTATAACTCTTAATTATGCCAATTCCAAAGTCTCAGCAGAAGTAAAAGTTATCCAAAAGAAAACCCATTTGATTTTTGAATTAATTCGATTAAGTGTTAAAGATAAAGTAAGTGCGGTTACCTGGGGTTCATATCCAACTATTATTGGACAAACAATTGGAGAAGTTGTTGGCGTGGTACGCGATGGCGATTTTGCAATCGGGCTTCAATCATTAAATGTAAAAACTATCGGAGGAGTATTAAAAAATCCAGAAGGTGCAGATTATTCAAGAGGTTCGGTAGCGATCAGTCAACCTTATGGCAGTAGCTTGCAAGCATTTAGCCTGGACAGATCAAAAGACAGGAAAATTACAGTTTGGAACCAATATCCTAATATGC contains the following coding sequences:
- a CDS encoding MepB family protein, producing MRIYPPWDEVHNKQAKNTKNWQKDNFVKIEENNTTALELLKVLLK
- a CDS encoding acetylserotonin O-methyltransferase — translated: MNLNLLKLTINKERMENQTNQPSPENIMKIGTGFWASKILLTAVSFQLFTKLAEKKTMKAKDIKDFLGLKCTDRNTYDFLDALTAFGFLKREGILDTAIYSNTLDTDMFLDKNKPSYIGGILEMMNNRLYTFWGNLGEGLLTGLPQNEAKKSEDFFGLIYQDPEKLKEFTSAMSGIQMGNFVAFSQKFDFKKYNTLIDVGGSAGLLSIMVATHNPHMNCTSFDLPPVQPIANTTIQQFGLSDRVKTASGDFFTMPIPGADIVVMGNILHDWNEENKIALMRKAYDALPVNGAFVAIEGIIDDERKENVFGMMMSLNMLIETGTGFDYTFADFNRWANIVGFRTTTLLPLTGPSSAAIAYK
- a CDS encoding class I SAM-dependent methyltransferase, with product MKILKPADAFDKSAKIYQDKFMDVSQFANTFDFFCSNITANNANILDIACGPGNITKYLLDRKPDYKILGIDLSPKMLELAQANNPAAKFQLMDCRKIGSIKQKFDGIICGFCLPYLTPEEAIKLIASVSELLKPGGMFYLSTMAEDDHNKSRFQTSSTGDRVYVHYHQEVFLTKALEENKFEIVNLSRFSSPDKDGLIITDLVLIGKLNLRILV